From Waddliaceae bacterium, one genomic window encodes:
- a CDS encoding ABC-F family ATP-binding cassette domain-containing protein, translated as MHVEGISKSYGGRTLFSDVSFTIGKGERCALVGSNGSGKTTLLKILSGAEEEDSGKIRIPKGLRIGELPQHLRFEEGTLVEEALLGLPKEIRDEKYRVEKILSGLGFSEEDFSMPPNSFSGGYQLRLALTKVLAGEPDLLLLDEPTNYLDIVAIRWLEKYLRAWRGQILFISHDRSFVDALCTHVIGIGRGAMTKIAGNLEKYHTTISLQEETYERTREKIEKKKEQMISFVKRFGAKATKASQAQSRMKALEKMETLDTLQHERDLAFSFHYKKCYTKKVLSAHNLFFSYNASEKLIENLTFEIGNGEHIAIIGKNGRGKSTILKLLSDMLTPSSGEVVAGNNVIKAYFGQQDIAALDMTKTIEEEIVDAIPTAAYDEIRSVCGTMLFTGDDVKKTISILSGGERSRVLLAKIMLTPANVLILDEPTHHLDIASIEALMDAIERFPGTVIMVSHDEAILHRFKANKIVICNKSRQQTFLGDYSTFLDKIGWDDDATKTKTFDGKKVSAKEERRLRAEILAARNLKLRPIKKRMEVVEARITALEEEKQSLEIMLVNVAQENGDDMGHLTRKHGLVNKEIETFYSQLDDLMCRKEEIEKTMNT; from the coding sequence ATACACGTTGAAGGAATATCAAAAAGCTACGGAGGAAGGACGCTTTTCTCCGACGTCAGCTTCACAATAGGAAAAGGGGAGCGCTGCGCCCTCGTCGGTAGTAACGGTTCAGGAAAGACGACGCTGCTAAAGATCCTCTCCGGCGCCGAAGAAGAAGATTCTGGAAAGATACGTATCCCAAAAGGTCTGCGTATCGGAGAACTCCCTCAGCATCTACGTTTCGAAGAAGGCACCCTCGTAGAAGAGGCTTTGCTAGGGCTTCCAAAGGAAATTCGCGATGAGAAATACCGCGTTGAGAAGATCCTCAGCGGCCTGGGATTCTCCGAAGAAGACTTCAGCATGCCGCCAAACAGCTTCTCCGGAGGGTATCAGCTGCGCCTTGCCCTGACGAAAGTCCTCGCTGGAGAGCCAGACCTGCTTCTTCTTGACGAGCCGACAAACTACCTAGACATCGTAGCAATACGGTGGCTAGAGAAATATCTACGCGCATGGCGTGGACAGATATTGTTCATCTCACACGACAGATCTTTCGTCGATGCCTTATGCACCCACGTTATCGGCATAGGACGTGGCGCTATGACGAAAATCGCTGGAAACCTAGAGAAATACCACACCACAATATCACTACAAGAAGAGACGTACGAACGTACCAGAGAGAAGATAGAGAAAAAGAAAGAACAGATGATCTCTTTTGTTAAACGCTTCGGAGCAAAAGCAACGAAAGCGTCACAGGCACAGTCGCGGATGAAAGCCCTTGAAAAGATGGAAACCCTCGACACCCTACAACACGAACGTGACCTTGCCTTCAGCTTTCACTACAAAAAATGCTATACCAAGAAAGTCCTAAGCGCTCACAACCTGTTTTTTAGCTACAACGCCTCAGAGAAACTTATAGAAAACCTCACCTTCGAAATCGGCAACGGAGAACACATAGCAATAATAGGGAAAAACGGAAGAGGGAAGTCCACGATACTGAAACTATTGTCTGACATGCTTACACCGTCTTCAGGAGAAGTCGTCGCCGGTAATAATGTCATAAAGGCATATTTCGGACAGCAAGATATCGCAGCATTAGATATGACGAAGACAATAGAAGAAGAGATAGTCGATGCCATACCAACAGCAGCATACGACGAGATCCGTAGCGTCTGTGGGACGATGCTCTTCACCGGCGACGACGTCAAAAAGACGATAAGTATATTGTCGGGAGGAGAACGAAGCCGCGTCCTTCTTGCAAAGATAATGCTTACACCGGCAAACGTCCTTATCCTCGATGAGCCGACACATCACCTCGACATCGCTTCGATAGAAGCCCTGATGGACGCTATAGAACGTTTTCCAGGTACCGTAATCATGGTGTCGCACGACGAAGCGATACTTCATAGATTCAAAGCCAATAAGATAGTGATATGCAATAAAAGCCGTCAGCAGACGTTCCTAGGAGATTACAGCACCTTCCTAGATAAAATAGGGTGGGATGACGACGCCACAAAGACAAAAACTTTCGACGGTAAAAAGGTCAGCGCCAAAGAAGAAAGACGCCTCCGTGCAGAAATCCTCGCAGCAAGAAATCTTAAGCTTCGCCCTATAAAAAAACGTATGGAAGTCGTTGAAGCGCGAATAACAGCTCTTGAGGAAGAAAAGCAGTCACTTGAAATTATGTTGGTCAACGTTGCGCAAGAGAATGGTGACGATATGGGGCATTTGACGCGTAAGCATGGGCTGGTAAATAAAGAGATAGAAACTTTTTATTCCCAGCTTGACGATCTTATGTGTAGAAAAGAAGAAATCGAAAAAACAATGAATACCTAA